In a genomic window of Sus scrofa isolate TJ Tabasco breed Duroc chromosome 4, Sscrofa11.1, whole genome shotgun sequence:
- the LELP1 gene encoding late cornified envelope-like proline-rich protein 1 gives MSSDDKNKPSEPKNEPKQCDPRCEPRCEPKCQPNCLKKLLQRCSEKCPPPKCPPPKCPPCAPCSPSCPPPCPPPCPPPSCPAPCSPKLCPKPCPPKCPPPCPPPE, from the coding sequence ATGTCgagtgatgataaaaataaacctAGTGAACCCAAGAATGAACCCAAGCAGTGTGATCCCAGGTGTGAACCAAGGTGTGAACCTAAATGCCAGCCCAACTGTTTAAAGAAGCTGCTGCAACGGTGCTCTGAAAAGTGCCCACCCCCAAAGTGCCCACCACCAAAGTGTCCTCCGTGTGCCCCGTGCTCTCCATCATGCCCCCCACCTTGCCCTCCACCATGCCCTCCACCGTCATGTCCAGCTCCCTGCTCTCCCAAGTTGTGTCCCAAGCCCTGCCCTCCTAAATGCCCAccgccctgcccacccccagagTGA
- the PRR9 gene encoding proline-rich protein 9, with protein sequence MSFAEQQCKQPCVPPPCLPKIQEQSQAKAEEVCLPLCQDPCQEKCLVQAQEVQLPQCQELNQENCPHQSQDPCPPPCQDQSPAQCVQPCQEPAQTKCVEVCQQKIQEKCLPPGKGK encoded by the coding sequence ATGTCCTTTGCTGAGCAGCAGTGCAAACAGCCATGCGTGCCACCTCCATGTCTTCCAAAGATCCAAGAGCAGAGCCAGGCAAAGGCTGAGGAAGTGTGTCTCCCCCTCTGCCAGGACCCCTGCCAAGAGAAGTGCCTGGTGCAAGCTCAAGAGGTGCAGCTTCCTCAGTGCCAGGAGTTAAACCAAGAAAACTGCCCACATCAAAGCCAAGACCCCTGCCCACCTCCATGCCAAGACCAAAGCCCAGCTCAGTGTGTACAGCCATGCCAGGAGCCAGCTCAGACAAAATGTGTAGAGGTTTGCCAACAGAAAATCCAAGAGAAGTGCTTACCCCCTGGCAAGGGAAAATAG